One Polaribacter sp. SA4-12 genomic window carries:
- a CDS encoding T9SS type A sorting domain-containing protein, whose product MKTITFKNILLLLTFSFVLALNSSAQTNIAGVVNTYKTVSAISGVNITLGDATGLAIDDPVMIIQMTGISGGGNTGGTDNGAGNFHIATITGVFGSGITIDKPVVKTFTPSTEKVQLVRIARYTNDVNVLGNVTAQPWDGSTGGVIFIDACQNNITLNADISASGAGFFGRNTNGNETSTFCGQALSFLNTPEENWGTNPAYYGNNYPNFVANSGGTGRGGHGGCDDTQGSPDGGAGVGGDGANSTSAILSSGGGGGGYGGGGTGGGNGTSVGGFDATATANIFDTANNLRFFMGATGGSEAEWAPATGNGGGIVIILADNITTGGANRDILSDGDAGPNTGTFTYGSFGSRVTGGAGGAGYIAIKANIINSTVRAYARGGTATVQTAPASPTFIEYGGPGGGGFIISTVPITTKLVTKGAITAGNGAKAAADGKIVVDSNIGTVLSLLCAGDACDAVATGNPDRDNDGISDTCDLDNDNDGILDTIESGGFDPYGDEDGDGTLNYLDNSDLTPVDGDQGLTNYTDSNGDGIPDVYDADGDGVPNHLDLDSDNDGLADVIESGGQDINRDGLADGASGPTGVPSSSGAGITPASSDGDTLPNYLDIDSDNDGIPDNIEGQPTSGYIPPSLQNGGIFIDSNGNGVDDAFEFSGIIGFTPTNTDGTDNPDYLDADSDNDGIADIVENGDTDNAIVDVNADADGDGLNDIFDDTDDSAIQGATVNDGINPPSNLNLGDDDNDFSLGGDVDYRDNPSITDTDNDGIPDSIDIDDDNDGILDTEEGCTPATGTFTENLSFTTVSGSGFTYSSNNITYNNPAFGLGSDNFVNSTHSPNFSTYGVTGDFELDFTLDGTYTNNNDRDVYIGINEAGTEASIGTADVDYAFRIRASGTGIRVYENGTDRGSLGITGTSGNILTIRKVSAQITYLVNGTLEYTSTVDANGSDYYVDNSFYGQSDEFDLNTFNVEFSTVIDDLDGDGISNCRDLDTDNDGIPDNIEAQSTIGYITPSGTDSDNDGLDDAYDSTPNGNSDGTGSLGLIPQNTDGTDNADYKDLDSDNDGLFDVAESGSGLAHTGGVVDGAPAAFGTNGLINSLDNGDNYTDPNGSFDETQTDNFTDSDGDIGTGGDVDYRDIFGVVDTDNDGIADADDLDDDNDGILDLIENGNCDVSSKEEIAVLYSEDFGTGTDNRTTNANVVNHLYDTAGSIPDGSYAVVSSLDSGLQYYNRTDTNGDKDANIDQFSDPNVGGSSNGRYLAINMINTAPTEFFRQSLSNLIIGADYRYRLDMAGLCDGCPDKPEFLLEIQPSGGGTALQTISSTTLAPVVGNDDNWRRVVLNFTATTNSIDIVIINEQPAGGQGNDVGIDNIVFGVLQCPSSVIDPDGDGIINSLDLDSDNDGIPDVIESGGTDANRDGRADDPVGTAPTTNGIPSSAGTGNTPTDTDGSVTEDLPDFLDIDADNDGIPDNIEGQTTSGWVAPSGIGSGVGGITDLNNNGVDDNYETGALVGLDPTNTDNADNPDYKDTDSDNDGITDINENGDGNTLANTDLDGDGLDDNFDDTDDSATNGSTVNDNHNPPAPGNLGDDDNDFSNGGNVDYRDVPGTDTDNDGILDVNDLDDDNDGILDVDEGHTPESTTCTTVNTPVAGVGGSNVQSGHAIAPFTEINDGVAIDNEGLAMNNLAHYAVIDLGSLRESSSTVRFNWWQNVSANVNQQTITQVATSTTNTPGTNPLVINYQGFGTSGSFIYTLNAPTQYLLIDMTVRNSSRIEITEVTVESNCVTTETTTDSDGDGIPNHLDIDSDNDGIPDVIESGGTDADRDGRADGTVGTSGNTLGVPSSTTGGTGNTPTNSDFDTIPDYLDIDADNDGIPDNIEGQPSKTYVAPSGVGSGVGGITDDNNNGLDDNYETGGFVGINPENTDGTDNPDYTDLDSDNDFIDDISENGNVNNVTSGVDTDGDGLDDNFDDNDDSGIAGATVNDNHNPPAPGNLGDVDNDFNSIGDLDYRDTGANGLPIITQVYQFGDEKWIEITNISTTASVNPNLINIQLYKDKTGDQTGEVPNALYTVVTTLAPGKSVLFKNSANLITNLGANATVVVDDNLTEISGGNDIITLSSKINSNSYKFRYDEITSVTDKTSFVRIDETLTGNKNYTPSEWVVFVDDALDPYRLLGAGGTERHPHDPLISEIISSNTDANTMLGLHRVDITTRTGSAWSNGFPDRSRFVVIDEDYDHSTARLSARKLEIDNNSKLVVTNNLLVVTNDVNLTNANDEIRLVGTSQLVQTHTDATKVSGLGKLLVDQNSTVPSFYRYNYMSSPVTSNGTTYSLETVFKDGTTPLAASNTIQDITFVGGYDGNHNTNPISLASYWIYTYSPSTDGRSNWAQRSETGTIAAGDGFIFKGPGVAQNYTFTGIPNDGNLDASNIGAGQSYLVGNPFSSAISVKKFIEDNDSSLTGTLYFWQHASEVNSQAGTSTGHNFAGYIGGYATRTIDLGVAANAYTVNQSNGTSGTGTGHTYDAPGLYIPIGQGFFIEGDATGGAVVFNNSQREFIDEAAGVSVFFKGEETASKNTGNYENTVPIIKLGMDYLNEQAISIHRQIGISFNPNNTFEYEKGYDAGIYDISTTDFYWKFPTDDTKYVISGIQDITSDLEVPLEITMGYSGEVSITVDEIKNVSENVYIIDKTTGIFYEIINTKAVLNLNEGVYTDRFVLGFKPNTALSTDDIIDNAYTNVYADNKNHTLVISKNLEVDITNVELYNILGEKVSLWKIKKQNNSYKLDIKKQIPTGIYIVRLNTSKGEINKKIVIE is encoded by the coding sequence ATGAAAACAATTACTTTCAAAAACATATTACTGCTACTTACATTTTCTTTTGTATTAGCTTTAAACAGTAGCGCACAAACTAATATTGCTGGTGTTGTAAACACATATAAAACAGTTTCTGCTATTAGTGGTGTAAACATCACATTAGGAGATGCAACTGGTTTGGCTATAGATGACCCTGTAATGATTATTCAAATGACAGGAATAAGTGGTGGTGGTAATACTGGTGGAACAGACAATGGTGCAGGTAATTTTCATATTGCTACAATTACAGGTGTTTTTGGTTCTGGTATTACAATAGATAAACCTGTTGTAAAAACTTTTACCCCTTCTACAGAAAAAGTTCAATTAGTAAGAATTGCCAGATATACAAATGATGTAAATGTTCTTGGTAATGTAACTGCGCAACCTTGGGACGGAAGTACTGGAGGAGTTATTTTTATTGATGCATGCCAAAACAACATTACATTAAATGCAGATATTAGTGCAAGTGGTGCTGGTTTTTTTGGAAGAAACACCAATGGAAACGAAACTTCTACGTTTTGTGGACAAGCACTATCTTTTTTAAATACACCTGAGGAAAACTGGGGTACAAACCCAGCTTATTATGGAAATAACTATCCAAACTTTGTAGCCAATTCAGGAGGTACTGGTAGAGGTGGTCATGGTGGTTGCGACGATACTCAAGGATCACCAGATGGTGGTGCTGGTGTTGGTGGTGATGGAGCAAATTCAACTTCAGCAATACTTAGTTCTGGTGGTGGTGGTGGTGGTTACGGTGGTGGTGGTACTGGTGGTGGTAATGGTACCTCTGTTGGTGGTTTTGACGCAACAGCTACTGCAAACATTTTTGATACTGCTAATAACTTACGTTTTTTTATGGGAGCTACTGGTGGTTCTGAAGCAGAATGGGCTCCAGCAACTGGTAATGGAGGTGGAATTGTTATAATTTTAGCTGATAATATTACTACAGGCGGAGCAAATAGAGACATTCTTAGTGATGGTGATGCTGGGCCAAATACAGGTACTTTTACTTATGGAAGTTTTGGGTCTAGAGTTACTGGAGGTGCTGGAGGTGCTGGGTATATAGCTATAAAAGCAAATATCATTAATTCGACTGTAAGAGCCTATGCAAGAGGTGGTACAGCAACTGTACAAACTGCCCCAGCTTCACCAACATTTATAGAATATGGTGGTCCTGGTGGTGGTGGTTTTATCATCAGTACAGTGCCAATAACAACTAAATTAGTTACAAAAGGAGCAATTACAGCAGGTAACGGTGCTAAAGCAGCTGCAGATGGTAAAATTGTTGTAGATAGTAATATTGGTACTGTTTTAAGTTTGTTATGTGCTGGTGATGCCTGTGATGCAGTAGCTACAGGTAACCCAGATAGAGATAATGATGGTATTTCTGATACTTGTGATTTAGATAATGATAATGACGGTATTTTAGATACTATAGAAAGTGGTGGATTTGATCCTTATGGAGACGAAGATGGTGATGGAACTCTAAACTATTTAGATAATTCTGATCTTACTCCTGTAGATGGTGACCAAGGGTTAACAAATTACACAGATTCTAATGGAGATGGTATTCCTGATGTATATGATGCAGATGGAGATGGTGTACCTAATCATTTAGATTTAGATTCAGACAACGATGGTTTAGCAGATGTTATAGAATCTGGTGGGCAAGATATAAATAGAGATGGTTTAGCAGATGGAGCTTCAGGGCCAACAGGTGTACCAAGTTCTTCTGGCGCAGGTATCACACCAGCTTCATCAGATGGAGATACGCTGCCAAACTATTTAGATATAGATTCAGATAATGATGGTATTCCAGATAACATAGAAGGGCAACCTACAAGTGGCTACATACCACCAAGTCTACAAAATGGAGGTATATTTATAGACTCCAATGGTAATGGAGTTGATGATGCTTTTGAATTTTCTGGTATTATCGGTTTTACCCCAACCAATACAGATGGCACAGACAACCCAGACTATTTAGATGCAGATTCAGATAACGACGGAATTGCAGATATCGTAGAAAATGGAGATACAGATAACGCAATAGTAGATGTAAATGCAGATGCTGATGGAGATGGTTTAAATGATATTTTTGACGATACAGACGATTCTGCAATTCAAGGAGCTACTGTAAATGACGGAATTAATCCACCAAGTAATCTCAATTTAGGAGATGATGACAATGATTTCTCATTAGGAGGTGATGTAGATTATAGAGATAATCCATCTATTACAGATACAGATAACGATGGTATACCAGATTCTATAGATATAGATGATGATAATGATGGTATTTTAGATACAGAAGAAGGTTGTACACCTGCAACAGGTACATTTACAGAAAATTTATCTTTTACAACGGTAAGTGGTTCTGGTTTTACTTACAGCAGTAATAACATTACATATAATAACCCTGCATTTGGTCTCGGTTCAGATAATTTTGTAAATAGTACACATTCTCCTAATTTCTCAACCTATGGTGTAACTGGTGATTTCGAATTAGACTTTACTTTAGATGGCACCTATACAAATAATAATGATAGGGATGTTTATATTGGTATTAACGAAGCAGGTACAGAAGCAAGCATTGGTACTGCAGATGTGGATTATGCTTTTCGTATTAGAGCAAGTGGTACAGGAATTAGAGTTTACGAAAATGGAACGGATAGAGGAAGTTTGGGTATTACTGGAACAAGTGGTAATATTTTAACCATAAGAAAAGTAAGTGCACAAATTACCTATTTAGTCAATGGAACGTTAGAATATACAAGTACTGTTGATGCTAATGGTTCAGATTATTATGTAGACAACTCATTTTATGGACAATCGGATGAATTTGATTTAAATACTTTTAATGTTGAATTTAGTACAGTTATAGATGATTTAGACGGAGATGGTATTTCAAACTGTAGAGATTTAGATACAGATAATGATGGTATTCCAGACAATATAGAAGCACAATCTACAATTGGGTATATAACTCCTTCTGGAACAGATTCAGATAATGATGGTTTAGACGATGCTTACGATAGTACACCAAATGGTAATTCAGATGGAACAGGTTCTTTAGGATTAATTCCTCAAAATACAGATGGTACAGACAATGCAGATTATAAAGATTTAGATTCAGATAATGATGGTCTTTTTGATGTAGCAGAATCTGGAAGCGGATTAGCACATACAGGTGGAGTTGTAGATGGCGCTCCTGCTGCTTTTGGTACAAACGGATTAATTAATTCTTTAGATAATGGAGACAATTATACTGATCCAAATGGTTCTTTTGATGAAACACAAACAGATAACTTTACAGATTCAGATGGAGATATAGGCACAGGGGGAGATGTAGATTACAGAGATATATTTGGTGTTGTAGATACAGATAACGATGGTATTGCAGATGCTGACGATTTGGATGATGATAATGATGGTATACTAGATCTTATAGAAAATGGTAATTGTGATGTTTCATCTAAGGAAGAAATAGCTGTTCTTTACAGTGAAGACTTTGGTACTGGGACAGATAATAGAACAACAAATGCAAATGTTGTGAATCATTTGTATGATACAGCTGGATCAATTCCAGATGGTTCTTACGCAGTAGTTTCATCTCTTGATTCAGGATTACAATATTATAATCGAACAGATACTAACGGAGATAAAGATGCAAACATAGATCAATTTTCAGATCCTAATGTTGGAGGTTCTTCTAATGGTAGGTATTTAGCAATTAACATGATAAATACGGCTCCAACAGAGTTTTTCCGTCAATCGTTATCAAATTTAATTATTGGTGCAGATTATAGATATCGATTAGATATGGCGGGTTTATGTGATGGATGTCCAGATAAGCCTGAATTTTTGTTAGAAATCCAGCCTAGTGGTGGAGGAACTGCTTTACAAACAATTTCTTCGACTACTTTAGCCCCTGTTGTTGGAAATGATGATAATTGGAGAAGAGTAGTGTTAAATTTTACAGCAACTACTAATAGTATTGATATTGTTATTATAAATGAACAACCTGCTGGTGGACAGGGTAATGATGTAGGAATAGATAATATTGTATTTGGTGTACTACAATGTCCATCATCTGTAATTGACCCTGATGGAGATGGTATTATAAACTCATTAGATTTAGATTCAGATAACGATGGTATTCCAGATGTTATAGAATCTGGAGGTACAGATGCAAATAGAGATGGTAGAGCAGATGATCCAGTAGGTACTGCACCAACTACTAATGGTATACCAAGTTCTGCAGGTACTGGTAATACACCAACAGATACAGATGGTTCTGTTACAGAAGATCTTCCAGACTTTTTAGACATAGATGCAGATAACGATGGAATTCCAGACAATATAGAAGGACAAACCACAAGTGGCTGGGTGGCACCAAGTGGTATAGGTTCTGGAGTTGGAGGAATTACAGATTTAAATAATAATGGTGTAGATGATAATTACGAAACAGGTGCACTTGTTGGTTTAGATCCTACAAATACAGATAATGCAGATAACCCAGATTATAAAGACACAGATTCAGATAATGATGGAATTACAGATATTAATGAAAATGGAGATGGAAATACTTTGGCAAATACAGATTTAGACGGAGATGGTTTAGATGATAATTTTGATGACACAGACGATTCTGCTACAAATGGCTCTACAGTAAACGACAATCATAACCCACCAGCTCCAGGAAATTTAGGAGATGACGACAATGATTTCTCAAACGGAGGAAACGTAGATTATAGAGATGTACCAGGAACAGATACTGACAACGATGGAATTCTTGATGTAAACGATTTAGATGATGATAATGATGGTATTTTAGATGTGGATGAAGGGCACACACCAGAAAGTACTACGTGTACAACAGTTAACACACCCGTAGCTGGTGTAGGTGGCAGTAATGTACAATCAGGGCATGCAATAGCTCCATTTACGGAAATCAATGACGGTGTTGCGATAGATAATGAAGGTTTAGCAATGAATAATCTGGCTCACTATGCTGTAATTGACTTAGGTAGTTTAAGAGAATCATCTAGTACAGTTCGTTTCAATTGGTGGCAAAATGTCTCTGCAAATGTCAACCAGCAAACCATAACACAAGTCGCAACAAGCACCACTAACACACCTGGTACAAATCCTTTAGTTATCAATTACCAAGGTTTTGGTACGAGCGGATCTTTTATTTACACATTAAATGCACCTACTCAGTATTTATTAATAGATATGACAGTTAGAAATTCAAGTAGAATTGAAATAACAGAGGTTACAGTAGAGTCAAATTGTGTAACTACTGAAACAACTACAGATTCAGATGGAGATGGTATACCAAATCACTTAGATATAGATTCAGATAACGATGGTATTCCAGATGTTATAGAATCTGGAGGTACAGATGCAGATAGAGATGGTAGAGCAGATGGTACAGTAGGTACTTCTGGTAATACATTAGGTGTTCCAAGTTCTACTACTGGTGGTACAGGAAATACACCAACCAATTCAGATTTTGATACCATACCAGATTATTTAGATATCGATGCAGATAATGATGGTATTCCAGATAATATAGAAGGACAACCTTCTAAAACCTATGTAGCACCAAGTGGTGTTGGTTCTGGAGTTGGCGGAATTACAGATGACAATAATAATGGTTTAGATGATAATTATGAAACAGGTGGTTTTGTAGGTATAAACCCAGAAAATACAGACGGTACAGACAACCCAGACTATACAGATTTAGATTCTGATAATGATTTTATAGATGATATTTCAGAAAACGGAAATGTAAATAATGTAACCTCTGGTGTAGATACAGATGGAGATGGTTTAGATGATAATTTTGATGATAATGACGATTCTGGTATTGCAGGAGCTACCGTAAATGATAATCATAATCCACCAGCACCTGGTAATTTAGGCGATGTTGATAATGATTTTAACTCAATTGGAGATTTAGATTATAGAGATACTGGAGCCAATGGTTTACCAATCATTACACAAGTATATCAATTTGGTGATGAAAAATGGATAGAAATAACAAATATTAGTACCACTGCTAGTGTAAATCCAAATTTAATTAATATTCAGTTATATAAAGATAAAACAGGAGACCAAACAGGCGAAGTTCCAAATGCATTATATACTGTAGTAACAACCCTTGCTCCTGGTAAATCTGTATTGTTTAAAAATTCTGCAAATCTCATCACTAATTTAGGGGCAAATGCCACTGTAGTAGTAGATGATAATTTAACAGAAATTTCTGGAGGGAATGATATTATTACGTTATCATCAAAAATTAATTCTAATTCTTACAAGTTTAGATATGATGAAATTACCAGCGTTACAGATAAAACCTCTTTTGTAAGAATAGACGAAACTCTAACAGGAAATAAGAACTATACACCATCAGAATGGGTAGTTTTTGTAGACGATGCTCTAGATCCATACAGATTATTAGGAGCAGGAGGTACTGAAAGACATCCTCATGACCCACTTATTTCTGAAATTATAAGTTCTAATACAGACGCAAATACAATGTTAGGTTTGCACAGAGTAGATATTACAACTAGAACAGGTTCTGCTTGGTCTAATGGTTTCCCTGACCGTTCACGTTTTGTAGTGATAGATGAAGATTATGACCATTCTACAGCAAGATTAAGTGCCAGAAAACTAGAAATAGACAACAATAGTAAATTAGTTGTTACTAATAATCTATTGGTTGTTACTAATGATGTAAACTTAACCAATGCTAATGATGAAATTCGTTTGGTAGGTACCTCACAATTAGTACAAACTCATACAGATGCTACGAAGGTATCTGGACTTGGAAAACTTTTAGTAGATCAAAACTCTACAGTACCAAGTTTTTATAGATATAATTACATGAGTTCGCCTGTTACTTCTAACGGTACAACATATAGCTTAGAAACTGTTTTTAAAGATGGTACAACCCCTTTAGCTGCTTCAAATACTATTCAAGACATTACTTTTGTAGGTGGTTATGATGGTAATCATAATACAAATCCTATTTCTTTAGCTAGCTATTGGATTTATACCTATTCACCTTCTACTGATGGTCGTTCTAATTGGGCACAAAGGTCTGAAACAGGAACTATTGCTGCAGGAGATGGATTTATATTTAAAGGTCCGGGTGTTGCACAAAATTATACATTTACTGGAATCCCTAATGATGGTAATCTTGATGCTTCTAACATTGGTGCAGGACAATCTTATTTAGTAGGAAATCCTTTTTCTTCTGCTATAAGTGTTAAAAAATTTATAGAAGATAATGACAGCTCATTAACAGGAACACTTTATTTTTGGCAACATGCTTCTGAAGTAAATTCCCAAGCAGGTACTTCTACAGGACATAATTTTGCAGGATATATTGGTGGGTATGCTACTAGAACTATTGATTTAGGTGTTGCGGCAAATGCTTATACTGTAAATCAAAGTAATGGAACTAGTGGTACAGGAACAGGTCATACGTATGATGCTCCAGGGCTCTATATTCCTATCGGTCAAGGTTTCTTTATAGAAGGTGATGCAACCGGAGGTGCTGTTGTATTTAACAATAGTCAAAGAGAATTTATTGATGAAGCGGCAGGCGTTTCTGTATTCTTTAAAGGAGAAGAAACTGCTTCTAAAAATACCGGAAATTATGAAAACACTGTACCAATCATTAAATTAGGTATGGATTACTTAAACGAGCAAGCAATAAGTATTCACCGTCAAATCGGAATCTCGTTTAATCCTAACAATACTTTTGAGTATGAAAAAGGATATGATGCAGGTATCTATGACATAAGTACCACTGACTTTTATTGGAAATTTCCAACTGATGACACTAAATATGTAATCTCTGGTATACAAGATATAACTAGTGATTTAGAAGTACCGTTAGAAATAACAATGGGATATTCTGGTGAGGTTTCAATTACTGTAGATGAAATAAAAAATGTAAGTGAAAACGTATATATTATAGATAAAACAACTGGTATCTTTTATGAGATTATAAATACTAAAGCTGTATTAAATCTAAATGAAGGTGTATACACAGATAGATTTGTTTTAGGATTTAAACCCAACACCGCTTTATCTACAGATGATATTATTGATAATGCATACACAAACGTTTATGCAGATAATAAAAATCATACGTTAGTGATCTCTAAAAATTTAGAAGTTGATATTACAAATGTTGAACTCTACAATATATTAGGTGAAAAAGTGAGTCTTTGGAAAATTAAAAAACAAAATAATTCTTACAAATTAGACATTAAAAAACAAATACCAACAGGTATTTATATAGTTAGACTAAACACTAGTAAAGGTGAAATTAATAAGAAAATCGTGATTGAATAA
- a CDS encoding RsmB/NOP family class I SAM-dependent RNA methyltransferase: MRLHRNLTFAVIDSIRDIFNEGVYADKAVEKALKRDKRWGARDRKFVAETIYDIVRWNRLYSEIAEVKAPFDRDNIWRLFSVWCILRGIPLPDWNQVGDVPERKIKGRFDELSRTRKYRESIPDWMDEMCEKELGEEIWTKEIAALNVQASVILRTNTLNISREILQKKLHAENVITEFVPDHPDALILPERANVFKTEAFHNGYFEVQDASSQLVAAYLDVKPGMKVVDTCAGAGGKTLHLSALMENKGQIIAMDIYESKLRKLKVRAKRNKAHNIDMRVIDSTKPIKKLHGKADRVLIDAPCSGLGVIRRNPDSKWKLQPEFIENIKKIQQDVLQQYSKMVKPGGKLVYATCSVLPSENQDQVNHFLTSESGKDFTFVSDKKVLAHISGFDGFYMALLERK, from the coding sequence ATGAGATTACATAGAAACTTAACTTTTGCGGTTATAGACAGCATTAGAGATATATTTAACGAAGGTGTTTACGCTGATAAAGCCGTAGAAAAAGCATTAAAACGTGATAAACGTTGGGGTGCAAGAGATCGAAAATTTGTTGCAGAAACCATATACGATATTGTACGTTGGAACAGGTTATATTCAGAAATTGCTGAAGTAAAAGCTCCTTTTGATAGAGATAACATTTGGAGATTATTCTCTGTATGGTGTATTTTAAGAGGAATTCCATTACCAGATTGGAATCAAGTTGGTGATGTCCCAGAAAGAAAGATTAAAGGTCGTTTTGATGAATTGTCTAGAACTAGAAAATACAGAGAATCTATTCCTGATTGGATGGATGAAATGTGTGAAAAAGAATTAGGTGAAGAAATTTGGACGAAAGAAATTGCTGCTTTAAATGTACAAGCAAGTGTAATTTTAAGAACAAATACATTAAACATTTCTAGAGAAATTCTTCAGAAAAAATTACATGCAGAAAATGTAATTACAGAGTTTGTTCCTGATCATCCAGATGCATTGATATTACCAGAAAGAGCAAATGTATTTAAAACAGAAGCTTTTCATAATGGTTATTTTGAAGTACAAGACGCCTCTTCTCAATTAGTAGCAGCGTATTTAGATGTTAAACCTGGTATGAAAGTAGTAGACACTTGTGCTGGTGCTGGTGGTAAAACCTTACATTTATCTGCTTTAATGGAAAACAAAGGGCAAATTATTGCCATGGATATTTATGAAAGTAAACTTCGTAAACTTAAAGTTAGAGCCAAAAGAAACAAAGCACACAATATTGATATGCGTGTAATTGATTCTACAAAACCAATTAAAAAATTACACGGTAAAGCAGATAGAGTTTTAATTGATGCTCCTTGTTCTGGATTAGGTGTTATTCGTAGAAACCCAGATTCTAAATGGAAACTACAGCCAGAATTTATTGAGAATATAAAAAAAATACAACAAGATGTTTTACAACAATATTCTAAAATGGTAAAACCAGGAGGAAAATTAGTGTATGCTACATGTTCAGTTTTACCCTCAGAAAATCAAGATCAAGTTAATCATTTCTTAACATCAGAATCAGGAAAAGATTTTACCTTTGTTTCAGACAAAAAAGTATTAGCACATATTTCTGGTTTCGACGGGTTTTACATGGCACTTTTAGAAAGAAAATAA